CCACAGGAGGTAATGCATTAAAATTTTATGCCTCAGTGAGACTTGATATCAGAAGAATTCAAACTCTTAAAAGAGGTACTGAAGAATATGGCATAAGAGCAAAAGTGAAAGTAGCAAAAAACAAAGTTGCGCCACCATTTAGAATTGCAGAGTTTGATATTCTCTTCGGAAAAGGTATTAGTACAACAGGATGTTTATTAGATTTAGCAGAAGAGACTAATATCATAATAAGGAGAGGTGCTTGGTATAGTTATGAAGGTGAAAATATTGGACAAGGAAGAGATAATACAATAATTTGGCTTGATCAAAACTTAGAAATCAGAAATAAAGTAGAATCTATGGTTAAAGCGAAATTAACAGAAGGAACTGAAGTCAGTTCTAATTCAATGAAAGCATTAAATAGCAATCCTGCTAATACAATCGCTGTTAATGATATAAAAACAGTAGCTTAGATTTATAAAGAATCAGCTAAAGTCCACCACCCAGCAGCAGGGCCTATAAATCTCACTACAATCCATAAGATAACTAACCCTCCGATTCCAAACCAACTGGCTTTAATACTTAATTTAATTAGGTTATCTCTTTGATTGATTGTAAAGGGAAGCCATTCAAATAATCTTGGAGACTCATCAATTTTAGTTTTAGTATTATTTTTTTTTGGAGGTAAACCAAGTGTTTTACGTCTTTTTGCTTCTCCCATATTTCTTTAGTTATTTACAAAATCATAACCTAATCAAAAGGTAGCATATAGTTAATTTTTTTTGAGGGTTGAATGTTTTGCAAAAGTAATCTTGCCCAATTTCTTTTATTTGCTCTTCCATCTAAGATTATTAACTTACCTGAATTTCTTCTTAAAGGAGAAATAGATCTTTCAAGTTTAATTCTTGCTTGAGGAAGAAAGAAGTCTCTAAACCAATCTTGAGAAAGCTTCTTTTTATGCGAAACTGTAATTGCATTAATAGGTTCTGACATATTCGGAATAGGAAGTAAAGGAATGATAATTTGTTCTGGAATTTGAATTAAATAAGAATTCATAATCCACCAGTCAAAACTAGAGCAAAGAATTTCATTTTTACCAGAGGGAATTGTTTCTAGGAATACCCTCTTACCGTACTTAGAAGCTAATTCTGTAGCAATGTTAGTTTTTAAATCAATATCATCAGACAAAACTAAAGTTAAACCCTTTCTAAAAAGTATTAACTTTTTGCATTTATCCAAGATTGAATTAGTAAAAAGAGGATCATTAGGAAGCAGTTGTTTAGAGGGTATATATAATGAAATCTTTTTCTCTTCAAAATTACTTTTAAAATTAATAACCAAGTCAATATCTAAACTGTTTTTTTTAAAGTACATTTGGAAAAAATTATCTTTTCTTAATGCTGATAAAAAAACAAATTTATTATTTGAAAAAAATTCCTTAATGTGTGAAAGTTCATCTATTGGCTGCAAATACAAAGTCCAATCTAAATTTTTATCATTTAACTTTACCCAGCACGCCCAACCTTTAGATAATGCTTTGTTAACCATTAAAAATTTTTCAGAAAATGAAGAATTTTCATGAAAAAAGTTTGAAAAAAAACTAATTTCTTTTTCATTTAAATTGATATAACTATTTCCTAAGACCTTTCTCATGAAGAACTTTTTCTTCAATGAGTCATATACTTTTATAAATTTTTGATTGATTAATTCAAATTCATTAGAATTTTTTGTCCAATCCTTTTTAAGTAAAGAAATCCTAAAATGATTTTTTAAATCCTGTTTTATATCCTCAATTCCAGAATAAACTATTCGATGGTTTCTAAGTTTACGAGAATCGGGATCATTAAGTAAATTTTGGATTGTTATCAAGCGAATATGATGATTTGCAAAAATAATTTGATCATTTTTCAAAATAAAATTAAAACCCAGATTTCTCAATGAATCAATCTGAAATTGGCTTATAAATTGAATTTTTTCTTTAGATAAAATAAAAGTTGAATCCTCTTCTTTTAAAAATAAAGAAATCAAAATTGGAGGTAACCAATCATAGCTAGAGAAAATTTCTGAATTAATTAGATATGTAGAATCATTTTCAACACATTTGGAAATTATTCTCCCAAAAGAATATATGTGTTCCCAACAATCAATTTTATCTCTCAAAAAATTTTTCAAATATTGATGACTTAAAATTTCAAGCATTTATAATTAATTTAATTTCAAATACATACAAAATTTATTAACCTAATATACAAAAAATTGGTATCAATATAGAAGGGTCTTGAATTAATCAATCTATGAAAATTGGAATAGTAGGATTAGGTTTAATTGGCGGTTCTTTAGGATTAAAACTCCAAAGTCTAAATCATACAATTTATGGAATAGCAAATAATGAATTTAATGAAAAAAAAGCTAAGGATAAAAAACTTGCAAATTTTGTTAGCTGTGATCTGAGCTTATTAAAAAAATGTGAGTTAATAATTTTGGCATTGCCTATCAAAGATTTGATTAGTCCGTCTCAACAATTAGTAGCATCAATACCTAAGGAAACAATAATAACTGATGTAGGTTCTGTAAAAGAACCAATTGTAAATAAATGGGAAAATTTACATCCTCTATTTATTGGATCTCATCCAATGGCAGGAACAGAAAAAAAAGGGGTTGATTCAGGTTTTGAAGGTCTTTTTAAAAATGCAAAATGGATTATTACCCCAACACAAAATAGTGATTTAAATTCAGTCAGAACTATTTCCGAGCTCATAAAATCAATGGATTGTGAAATTTGCCAAGCTTCACCAAAAGATCATGATGAAGCAGTATCTCTAATTTCTCACTTGCCTATATTTTTAGCTTCTGCCCTAATAGAAACTGCGCAAACAAAAAATAATCAATCTTTATTAGATCTCACGCAAAAATTAGCTGCTACAGGATTTGCTGACACTTCGAGAGTTGGCGGAGGCAATGAAAAACTAGGCTTAGATTTAGCTATTAATAATCAGATTAATGTTTTAAATGCCATAAATAATTTTAAAAATAAGCTGAATATACTGGAATCTCTTATTAAAGAAAAAAATTGGGAGTTACTATCTAAAAAACTTGCTGAAGCAAAAGAAATAAGAAAAAATTTTATAAACTAAAATTATCTATACCTTTGGAAGCTAAAATTTGCCTTGAAACCATTAATGCAGACTGACTAACACCTGCAGTCCCCTCTCCTGGATAAATCGAATCTCCACATAGCCATAAACCTTTAAAAGGAGTCCTACTTGGTAATCCAAATAAACCAAAAATATCTGGATTTTGACCAAGTCCGCCTACTATTCCATTAGGTCTATTTGTCCACTTTTCAAATCCCAATGGAGTTGCTAATTCCCTATGTAACCAATTTTCAGGATTAATATCAAATTGACTTTCCAATTCAAGCGATAATTTTTTCATGAAATCATTTTTCTTCTTTAAGTAAGTTTGTTTATCAAGATCAAACCAATCTTTAGTATTGGTAAAAATACTCGCAATTAATGTAACCTCACCTTTTGGAGCTCTTCCATCACCATCATCACTAATTGATACAAATAACGAAGTAAATTCTTTCGAGACAAATTGATAATGATTTGAGAAAGTTTTTTTAATATGTTCTTTTTTTAATGCTGAATAAAAAACTACAGCTCCACTTGGATCAGGCAAATTATTAAGTCGATTTTGATAGTTTTTTTTTCTTTTTAAAGGATCTTTCAAATGCTTGAGCAAAGATTGTGGAGGCGCAGTATAAATTAAATCTTTTGCTTGGTAAATAAAAGATTTTTTTTTCGAATTAGCAGATACTTTCCAACACATATTTACGTCATCAAAATTTATAGAATTAACTTTTTGTCCAAAAATTATATTAGCTCCAGTTTTACTCAATGAACTTTCTAATGCTTCACTTAAAGACTGCATAGATTTTTTAAGATGCCACAGACCATGCGGCTGCTGACACATCTGAAGAACTGTAGATCCATATAATGCAGCTGTATTATGAACATCCTCTTGAGAATAAAGTTTTAGTTGAAGATTTAAGAATTTTATCAAGCGCTCATTCTTGGATAATCCACATATCCGTAATAAATCAAAAATACTAGATTTAAGTAAAACACCTGTGACAAGATTTGACGGTACTAGGGCTTTAAGAAGTTGAGAAAAATCCCAAAAATTACTTGTTGGTAATACAGGATTATTATTAGCAAATATCCAATTACTTTGATGAATAAGAGTACAAAGTTTCCAAAATTTACTACTCCCTGGAAACTGCATTTCTTGTTCAGCAATCCATTTACTTTTTTCATACCAAATTGGTATAGGCTGACCTCCATCATTTAAATCAACAATGCAAGCTGGATCTAAAATTGTGGCTTCAGGAGATGGAATATTTAAAAAATTAAAAATTCTTGAATGTATACCTCCTTTCTCTAAACCCGCAACTTGAGTAGCACCAACATCAAAAATATAATTCTTTCTTTTAAAAGTACCGGCACATCCTCCTGATTGAGTATGAGATTCGATTAAATTCACTGATAACCCTTGTTTTGATAAAATCGCTGCAGAAGTTAGTCCTGCTATACCTGCGCCAACAACAACTACTTCGGACTTTCTCATTGAAAATGCAAAAATTATCTCCCATTGAAGTTAACGAAATTTGTGATGAATTAGGTGAAACCTATCCAAAAAGTATTGAACAAGTGCATGGTGGTGATATTCATAGTGCCTGGCAAATAGAATTCTCAAACAAAAAGGTATTCCTTAAAAAAAACATTAGAAACAAAAAGTTTCTTGAATTTGAAAAATATTGTCTCCAAAATTTGAGGAAGTATATTAATCAAGAAAACTTAGTTATTCCTGAAGTTATTGCATATAAAAGTATTAAAAATGTAGAGATTCTTCTAATTGAATGGATAGATATGGATAACTTTGACCAAAAAAAACTTGGAATAGGTTTAGGTGAAATGCACTTAAAATCATCTGAATCTAATCCAAAAATGTTTGGGTATCCAGTTGAGGGTTTTATCGGAATGACAGATCAGAAGAAAGGATGGGAAGATAATTGGATTGATTGTTTTTTAAAATTAAGAATAATACCGCAATTATTAAATCTTAAATCGACAATTTTAGATAAAGAAATTATAAATAAAGTCAAAGAAAAAATTAAATCAGAATTGCTGAATCATAAACCAATAAATGCTCTTGTTCACGGTGATTTGTGGTCAGGAAATGCAGGAATGGACAAAAGTGGGAGGGGAGTTATATTTGACCCGTCATCTTGGTGGGCAGATAATGAAGTAGATATAGCTATGACAAAACTATTTGGAGGTTTTAGACAAGAATTTTATGAAGAATATCATAGAATTTTTCCTAAAAAAACTGGATTTGAAAAAAGAATTATTATTTATAATTTTTATCACATATTGAATCATGCCAATATGTTTGGAGGAGCATATATAAAACAAGTTAAAGATTACGTAAAAGAAATACTCAATATGTAATCTTAAACTAACCTAAATATGTTTTTTTAAGATTTTGCACCTTATCTAAAACAGCTTCACGATTTTCACTGGTACGAAGATTTTGCCAGCTCCATTGACCAACAACAATTACGCCTAATAGTTCTAGTAAACCAGGGAGAATTGGGAAAAAGTTTATCGTGTCAATGACAACTTTAATTATTATCTGAGCTATTACGACAACAGCAATTATGCCTGCCGCCTTGCCATACTTACCCATTTGAGTCCAATCAACATTACCAAGGGTTTCGTTGACTTTTCCCATAACATCAGAGTACTTCTCTGAAAAGCTTTTGGTTTCTGAGCTTGTATCGGAGCCGGAGTCTTGGTTTGACTCTGGAGTGTTATCACTCATGAATTCAGTAAACTTAATATATGAACCAGACAGTATCGGAAAAAACGTCTGTTGACTACCTTTTTGTTGTGCAAAATTCCGAACCGAAACATTTTGTATTTTTTAAAAGGCTTTGGTATATAAAGTTTCTTCAGATATTTAAACTTTAAATTGATTTATAAAAACTTCACATTATCATCTAGTTCTAACAAAAACATTAATAAATCACAGTAATAAGAAAAATTTAAAAGGCTAAAATTTTTATTTTAATTATTATGTTTTCATAGTTTAGCTCCTAAAAATTAAAGATCGATATGTCCAAAGATATCAAATTTAATTTCTTAAGCTCTGATGAAGAAGAAAGATATCAAAAACATCTAAGCCTAAAAGAGATAGGTTATAGAGGTCAACTAGATCTTAAAAACAGTTCAGTACTATGCATCGGAGCAGGCGGGCTTGGGTCTTCCGTTTTGCTATATCTTGCCGCAACAGGAATTGGGAGAATTGGAATAGTTGATAACGATCAAGTTGAAAAGTCTAATCTCCAGAGACAGATAATTCATGAAACAAGTACTATTGGCGATCTTAAAATTGATTCTGCTAGGGAAAGAATAAAAAAATCCAATCCTAATTGTGAAATATTAACCTTTTCAGAGAGAATTAATCCTAAAAATGCTATTGAAATAATTAAGGAGTTTGATGTTATTTGTGATTGCTCGGATAACTTTGGCACAAGATATTTAATAAACGATTCATGCCTGATATTAAATAAACCCCTAGTCTTTGGAAGTGTACAAGGCTTTGAAGGGCAAGTGAGTGTTTTTAATTTATATGAAAATAGTCCAAATTTAAGAGACTTACTTCCAGAATCACCTTCAAAAAATGCTGTCCCTAGTTGTGCAGAATACGGGGTTGTAGGTGTTTCAACAGGTTTAATAGGAATTCTTCAGGTTAATGAAATTATCAAAATAATTTTGAAAAAAGGTGAAATTTTAGATGGGAAGATTTTAATTTTTGATCTATTGAATATGAATATGAAAAAATTACATCTAAACAGTGATCAGTTAAATAAACGAATAAAAAATCTGTCTCAGTTTGAGAGCTTTTATAATAGCGATGAATATTGTGAGAATAATAATGAAATCGCTACTATTGATGCTAATGACTTTAATAGTTTATACAAAGCAAAACCAAACAAAATTCTTTTAATTGATGTAAGAGAAAATGAAGAATTTTCTATTTCTGCAATAGAGGGATCTATATCAATTCCCTTAAGTCATTTGAACCAAGAATCTGACTTAAAATTTATTCAAAAAGAAAGTTTAAGTAAAGAGGTTTTCACTATTTGTAAATCGGGGAAACGTTCTGAAAAAGCTTCAAGAATCTTGTCTCGATTTAAAATTCAGTCAAGATCAATTGAAGGCGGCATTGAAAAGGTAAAAAAAATATTGTGCAATTAATAATTTTTAAGAATATTTAGTAATCTACGCCTCTTTTCAAATCAACTCCAACATTTGCATAATGCTTATGACAAACCATTTCAGAGTAGACATCAGCAAGTTCAAAGTATGAAGGTTCATTTTTACACCTCCCAGTAATAATAACTTCTGTGTCTACTGGTTTTTTTAAGAGCGTTTGATGTATTGATTCCACAGGTAGCAGTTCTAAATCAACAGTTGGATTCAATTCATCTAAAATGATTGTTTTATACAAACCAGACAAAATAGCGGCTTTAGCAATTTCCCATGCCCTTTCAGCCTCAACATAATCAATTGGTTGTTGCTGACCTCTCCATACGATGGCATCTCTGCCTGAACGCAAATGATCTACTAAATGGGGGTAACTTTCTCTCAAAGCTTCTATGGCAGCATCTTCGGTATAACCATTCCCACCTTTTAACCACTGTAGTATTAAAACTCTATGACTTTTGTCTTGAGATATTCCTTTACCGATAGCTTGAAGAGCCTTACCAAGTGCACTTGTGGATTTACCCTTTCCTTCACCTGTATAAATCTCAATTCCACCACTAGAAATACTTTGTCTGCTTAGCGTCGATAAGTCTCCTGTCAAACGTGGTCTCATTTCTGAATGGAGTTGAGATATTCTTACCAAAGAAGAAGGGGCTGCCCTGCCGGTAATAATTATTTCTAATCCATCTGGACGATTTTGAAGAGAGTCAACTACTTCATTGATATCAAGCATTCCTAAATCAAGAACTGGGTTTAACTCATCTAGTACAACTACAGAATAAAGAGAACTAGCAATTGCTCCTTTAGCAATATTCCAACCTCTTTCAGCCTCACCAACATCAAACTTTGTCACTTGGTCAGCCGTAAAGAATTCAGATCTTCCTGTCCTAACATGGTCAATTAAATGTGGAAAGCCTCTTTGCAAAGCCTCTATTGCTGAATCCTCGTCATATGCCCTCTCAGGACCCTTTAAAAATCTTAGAAGTAAAACTCTTGACTGTCTTTTTTCGCATATTCCTAATCCTATAGTTCTCAGAACTACTCCCAAAGCAGCCTGACTTTTCCCCTTACCCTCTCCATCATAAATATGTAATTGACCTTTAGATCTCTCTTGACTGTCACTAGCAGTAACAATTCCAATTCCTCTATTTCTACTCGTATTCGCCAATTGAACAAAATTAATAGTTTTAATCTAATATATAAATAAGAATATTATTAAAGATTTAATAATAAATTCAACCTATTTATATGTACTTTGAATTTTAAAGTAATTAACATGTTCAATCAACTAGAAATTCTCTCTGATGAACAAAATCAAAAGCTTTATAAAATTAGAAAATACATTAAGAATCTTGAAAGTGTTTGTATTGCTTATTCCGGAGGAGTGGACAGTACATTAGTGGCCTCACTAGCATTCGAGCAATTAGGTAGCAAAGCAATCGCAATAACTGGTATTTCTCCTGCATTAGCCAATACTCTTCGCGAAGAAGCAAGAAATCAAGCAAAGTGGATTGGAGTGAAGCATTTAGAAATTAAAACTTCAGAATTAGACCAATCAAATTACAGTGAAAATCCTAAGGATAGGTGCTTTGCATGCAAAAAAGAGCTTCACAAACACACAACCTATCTCTCTAAAAAACTTAATTACAAGATTGTTTTAGATGGAGTCAATCTTGATGATCTTAAAGATTACAGACCAGGTATACAAGCCTCAAAACAAGCAGGAGTTATATCTCCCCTTGCTAAATTTAAATTCTCAAAACAAGACATTAGAGATGTATCAAAAGCATTAGGGTTTCCTTGGTGGGACAAACCTGCTCAACCTTGCTTATCATCAAGATTTCCTTATGGTCATGAAATAACTAGTGAGCGGTTAAAAATGGTTGAGAAAGCAGAAGAATACCTTAAAAAAGGTGGCTTATCGGAGGTTAGAGTTCGATGCCAAGGCTCAACTGCAAGAATAGAAATTCCCCAAGATGAATTAAAGCATTTTTTTAATAAATATAATTTTTGTGAGTTAGTTCAATATTTTTCTAATTTAGGATTTAATTGCACAAGCTTAGATCTTGAAGGACTAATAAGCGGAAAATTAAATAGGTAAATATTGTATTAAACAGCCGTTCTTATCTGATCAGGTACTGCTGAAGGAGGATTTCGCTCAATGACACGCAAAGAATGTTCTTTAGCCATCAAAGATTTAATTAAATATTGACTAGCAAGTTCAGGCATCATCTTTTGACCACATGTAAAAATATCGACTGCAGAATAATTAGATTCAGGCCAAGTATGTATTGAAATATGAGATTCTGCCAGTAAGGCAATTGCCGTAACCCCTTGAGGCTCGAATTTATTACTTATCAAATTCAGAACTGTTGCATTTGCCAGTTTAGCAGCTCTGTTTAAAATACATCGCAAAAAGGATTCGTCATTTAATTTTTCACCATCGCACCTATAAAGTTCCAACAAAAGGTGTTTACTTAGATGACTTAATTCTTGCTCATCACTCAACGAATTTAAAATTTGACTTTTTTTGTAGATTTCCATATAAGAAATTTATATGAGTTTTAGATTAGCTAAAAATTAGTCCCTTCTGAAATTATAATTGAATTATTTGTGACGATCCTAGAAAAGACTGATTAAATTTATCTAAATGTGTCGCACTTATAAAACATTGACTATCTTTGCCAACAGAATTTAATAACAAATTTTGCCTGGTTAAATCTAATTCTGCCAAAACATCATCCAATATAAGTATTGGAGGGACATTAAATGTTTTAGTTAATAAATCTAGTTCAGCCATCTTTAAAGCCAAAATAAAAGTCCTTTGCTGGCCTGATGAACCAAATTTTCTAACTGAAACATTATTGATTAAAAACTCAAAATCATCACGATGCGGGCCAAAATTACATTTACCAGTCAATTCTTCTGTTGAACGCTGATTTAAGAGTTGTTCTGCTATTTTTTTACTAATAACTTCTTCTTTTTCTTCTTCTGGACTTATATTTTGTATTCCTGAAAGATAATTAATGTCTATTTGCTCTTTAGATTTACTTAAATGATTATGCCAATATTCAACATATGGTTTTATTTTTAATAATGCCCTTCTTCTGCGCCTAAAAATTCTTGTACTGATTATTGACATTTGAATATCAAAGCTTTCTACAACATCTGAGGATTGGGTTTTAAAAAAACTTTCCGAACGCCAAAAATGACTTCTTTGCTTTAAAAGCCTGTTAAATCTACTTATCAAGTCTATATATACTGGTTCAAGCTGGGATACGACTTTATCAATCCATATTCTTCGATAACTTGGTTCACTCCTTACAATATCTATATCATTAGAACAGAAACAAACACTCCGAATATAATTTTTTATTTCACTCTGTTTTTTCAAGATTGATTCATTAACGTAAACTCTTTTAGGACCTTTTCGGAATAAATTTAACTTTAAATCGTCTTTAAAATTTATCTGTCCTATTACTACAGCCATATCACTGTCGTTCTCTATTAAATCTTTATCGCTCAATGCTCTATTAGATTTTAATTGACTTAAAAATTCAACCGATTCAAGTAAATTTGACTTGCCAATACCGTTACAGCCAAGAACAATTGCTCTTTGCTCTTTTAAATCAATTTCAAAACTTTTATGGTTCCGAAAATTTTGAATTTTTAATTTATTTAAAAAAATGTTTTTTATGCATTCATTAATTAAAT
The genomic region above belongs to Prochlorococcus marinus XMU1405 and contains:
- a CDS encoding DUF2839 domain-containing protein, coding for MGEAKRRKTLGLPPKKNNTKTKIDESPRLFEWLPFTINQRDNLIKLSIKASWFGIGGLVILWIVVRFIGPAAGWWTLADSL
- a CDS encoding DNA helicase — its product is MLEILSHQYLKNFLRDKIDCWEHIYSFGRIISKCVENDSTYLINSEIFSSYDWLPPILISLFLKEEDSTFILSKEKIQFISQFQIDSLRNLGFNFILKNDQIIFANHHIRLITIQNLLNDPDSRKLRNHRIVYSGIEDIKQDLKNHFRISLLKKDWTKNSNEFELINQKFIKVYDSLKKKFFMRKVLGNSYINLNEKEISFFSNFFHENSSFSEKFLMVNKALSKGWACWVKLNDKNLDWTLYLQPIDELSHIKEFFSNNKFVFLSALRKDNFFQMYFKKNSLDIDLVINFKSNFEEKKISLYIPSKQLLPNDPLFTNSILDKCKKLILFRKGLTLVLSDDIDLKTNIATELASKYGKRVFLETIPSGKNEILCSSFDWWIMNSYLIQIPEQIIIPLLPIPNMSEPINAITVSHKKKLSQDWFRDFFLPQARIKLERSISPLRRNSGKLIILDGRANKRNWARLLLQNIQPSKKINYMLPFD
- a CDS encoding prephenate/arogenate dehydrogenase, with product MKIGIVGLGLIGGSLGLKLQSLNHTIYGIANNEFNEKKAKDKKLANFVSCDLSLLKKCELIILALPIKDLISPSQQLVASIPKETIITDVGSVKEPIVNKWENLHPLFIGSHPMAGTEKKGVDSGFEGLFKNAKWIITPTQNSDLNSVRTISELIKSMDCEICQASPKDHDEAVSLISHLPIFLASALIETAQTKNNQSLLDLTQKLAATGFADTSRVGGGNEKLGLDLAINNQINVLNAINNFKNKLNILESLIKEKNWELLSKKLAEAKEIRKNFIN
- the crtD gene encoding C-3',4' desaturase CrtD, whose translation is MRKSEVVVVGAGIAGLTSAAILSKQGLSVNLIESHTQSGGCAGTFKRKNYIFDVGATQVAGLEKGGIHSRIFNFLNIPSPEATILDPACIVDLNDGGQPIPIWYEKSKWIAEQEMQFPGSSKFWKLCTLIHQSNWIFANNNPVLPTSNFWDFSQLLKALVPSNLVTGVLLKSSIFDLLRICGLSKNERLIKFLNLQLKLYSQEDVHNTAALYGSTVLQMCQQPHGLWHLKKSMQSLSEALESSLSKTGANIIFGQKVNSINFDDVNMCWKVSANSKKKSFIYQAKDLIYTAPPQSLLKHLKDPLKRKKNYQNRLNNLPDPSGAVVFYSALKKEHIKKTFSNHYQFVSKEFTSLFVSISDDGDGRAPKGEVTLIASIFTNTKDWFDLDKQTYLKKKNDFMKKLSLELESQFDINPENWLHRELATPLGFEKWTNRPNGIVGGLGQNPDIFGLFGLPSRTPFKGLWLCGDSIYPGEGTAGVSQSALMVSRQILASKGIDNFSL
- a CDS encoding fructosamine kinase family protein translates to MQKLSPIEVNEICDELGETYPKSIEQVHGGDIHSAWQIEFSNKKVFLKKNIRNKKFLEFEKYCLQNLRKYINQENLVIPEVIAYKSIKNVEILLIEWIDMDNFDQKKLGIGLGEMHLKSSESNPKMFGYPVEGFIGMTDQKKGWEDNWIDCFLKLRIIPQLLNLKSTILDKEIINKVKEKIKSELLNHKPINALVHGDLWSGNAGMDKSGRGVIFDPSSWWADNEVDIAMTKLFGGFRQEFYEEYHRIFPKKTGFEKRIIIYNFYHILNHANMFGGAYIKQVKDYVKEILNM
- a CDS encoding CAAD domain-containing protein; amino-acid sequence: MSDNTPESNQDSGSDTSSETKSFSEKYSDVMGKVNETLGNVDWTQMGKYGKAAGIIAVVVIAQIIIKVVIDTINFFPILPGLLELLGVIVVGQWSWQNLRTSENREAVLDKVQNLKKTYLG
- a CDS encoding ThiF family adenylyltransferase is translated as MSKDIKFNFLSSDEEERYQKHLSLKEIGYRGQLDLKNSSVLCIGAGGLGSSVLLYLAATGIGRIGIVDNDQVEKSNLQRQIIHETSTIGDLKIDSARERIKKSNPNCEILTFSERINPKNAIEIIKEFDVICDCSDNFGTRYLINDSCLILNKPLVFGSVQGFEGQVSVFNLYENSPNLRDLLPESPSKNAVPSCAEYGVVGVSTGLIGILQVNEIIKIILKKGEILDGKILIFDLLNMNMKKLHLNSDQLNKRIKNLSQFESFYNSDEYCENNNEIATIDANDFNSLYKAKPNKILLIDVRENEEFSISAIEGSISIPLSHLNQESDLKFIQKESLSKEVFTICKSGKRSEKASRILSRFKIQSRSIEGGIEKVKKILCN
- a CDS encoding cob(I)yrinic acid a,c-diamide adenosyltransferase — its product is MANTSRNRGIGIVTASDSQERSKGQLHIYDGEGKGKSQAALGVVLRTIGLGICEKRQSRVLLLRFLKGPERAYDEDSAIEALQRGFPHLIDHVRTGRSEFFTADQVTKFDVGEAERGWNIAKGAIASSLYSVVVLDELNPVLDLGMLDINEVVDSLQNRPDGLEIIITGRAAPSSLVRISQLHSEMRPRLTGDLSTLSRQSISSGGIEIYTGEGKGKSTSALGKALQAIGKGISQDKSHRVLILQWLKGGNGYTEDAAIEALRESYPHLVDHLRSGRDAIVWRGQQQPIDYVEAERAWEIAKAAILSGLYKTIILDELNPTVDLELLPVESIHQTLLKKPVDTEVIITGRCKNEPSYFELADVYSEMVCHKHYANVGVDLKRGVDY
- the larE gene encoding ATP-dependent sacrificial sulfur transferase LarE, coding for MFNQLEILSDEQNQKLYKIRKYIKNLESVCIAYSGGVDSTLVASLAFEQLGSKAIAITGISPALANTLREEARNQAKWIGVKHLEIKTSELDQSNYSENPKDRCFACKKELHKHTTYLSKKLNYKIVLDGVNLDDLKDYRPGIQASKQAGVISPLAKFKFSKQDIRDVSKALGFPWWDKPAQPCLSSRFPYGHEITSERLKMVEKAEEYLKKGGLSEVRVRCQGSTARIEIPQDELKHFFNKYNFCELVQYFSNLGFNCTSLDLEGLISGKLNR
- the speD gene encoding adenosylmethionine decarboxylase; protein product: MEIYKKSQILNSLSDEQELSHLSKHLLLELYRCDGEKLNDESFLRCILNRAAKLANATVLNLISNKFEPQGVTAIALLAESHISIHTWPESNYSAVDIFTCGQKMMPELASQYLIKSLMAKEHSLRVIERNPPSAVPDQIRTAV
- the recF gene encoding DNA replication/repair protein RecF (All proteins in this family for which functions are known are DNA-binding proteins that assist the filamentation of RecA onto DNA for the initiation of recombination or recombinational repair.) is translated as MLNILNLANLINECIKNIFLNKLKIQNFRNHKSFEIDLKEQRAIVLGCNGIGKSNLLESVEFLSQLKSNRALSDKDLIENDSDMAVVIGQINFKDDLKLNLFRKGPKRVYVNESILKKQSEIKNYIRSVCFCSNDIDIVRSEPSYRRIWIDKVVSQLEPVYIDLISRFNRLLKQRSHFWRSESFFKTQSSDVVESFDIQMSIISTRIFRRRRRALLKIKPYVEYWHNHLSKSKEQIDINYLSGIQNISPEEEKEEVISKKIAEQLLNQRSTEELTGKCNFGPHRDDFEFLINNVSVRKFGSSGQQRTFILALKMAELDLLTKTFNVPPILILDDVLAELDLTRQNLLLNSVGKDSQCFISATHLDKFNQSFLGSSQIIQL